From Bacteroidia bacterium, the proteins below share one genomic window:
- the accC gene encoding acetyl-CoA carboxylase biotin carboxylase subunit has translation MNKILIANRGEIALRIMRSAHEMGIKCVAIYSEADKNALHVRYADEAYCVGPPPSSQSYLVIDRIIEIAKSSKCDGIHPGYGFLSERAEFARKVKQAGLTFIGPSAEAMEMMGSKLSAKQAAKKYNVPLVPGTDEAISNVDEALETAKQIGFPILIKASAGGGGKGMRVVEKAEDFKEQMNFAVNEAVASFGDGSVFIERYVGSPRHIEIQVLADNHGNVVYLFERECSIQRRHQKVVEEAPSCILTPEKREAMGKCAVDIAKACNYSGAGTVEFLVDEKLDFYFLEMNTRLQVEHPVTEFITGLDLVKEQINVARNLPLSFSQSDLKINGHAIEIRVCAEDPSNNFMPDIGTITKYVKPSGVGVRVDDSIEEGMEIPIFYDPMISKLIAFGSNRNDAIAKLTRAIEDYKIVGVETTLPFCKFAINHPAFVNGNFDTHFVKKHFSPELMVQHVEIEELAASALVTFLLNKNQLEISRKSANQPESKWKLRKLAN, from the coding sequence ATGAATAAAATTCTTATTGCAAACCGAGGAGAAATTGCATTGCGTATCATGCGAAGTGCGCACGAAATGGGTATTAAATGTGTTGCCATTTATTCCGAAGCCGATAAAAATGCTTTACATGTTAGATATGCAGATGAGGCTTATTGTGTTGGCCCGCCCCCATCTAGTCAAAGTTATTTAGTTATAGATAGAATTATTGAAATAGCTAAAAGCAGTAAATGTGATGGTATTCATCCGGGTTATGGCTTCTTAAGTGAAAGAGCCGAGTTTGCTAGGAAGGTAAAACAAGCAGGTTTAACTTTCATAGGTCCATCTGCCGAAGCAATGGAAATGATGGGTAGTAAGTTGTCTGCTAAGCAAGCTGCAAAAAAGTACAACGTACCATTGGTGCCCGGAACAGATGAAGCTATTTCAAATGTGGATGAAGCTTTAGAAACAGCCAAGCAAATTGGATTTCCAATTCTAATAAAAGCCTCTGCCGGTGGAGGAGGTAAGGGTATGAGAGTGGTAGAAAAGGCAGAAGATTTTAAAGAACAAATGAATTTCGCCGTAAATGAGGCTGTGGCTTCTTTTGGTGATGGTTCAGTTTTTATTGAAAGATATGTTGGTTCTCCAAGACACATTGAAATTCAAGTTTTGGCAGATAATCATGGTAATGTGGTTTATTTGTTTGAAAGAGAATGTAGTATTCAGCGCAGACATCAAAAAGTGGTTGAAGAAGCACCTTCTTGTATTCTAACTCCTGAAAAAAGGGAAGCAATGGGTAAATGCGCCGTTGATATTGCTAAAGCTTGTAATTATAGTGGTGCAGGAACAGTAGAATTTCTAGTAGATGAAAAATTGGATTTCTATTTCTTGGAAATGAACACAAGACTTCAAGTCGAGCACCCTGTTACGGAATTTATTACTGGATTAGACTTAGTGAAAGAGCAAATAAATGTAGCCAGAAATTTGCCGCTTTCCTTTTCTCAATCCGATTTGAAAATAAATGGTCATGCAATAGAAATTCGGGTTTGTGCAGAAGATCCTTCCAATAACTTTATGCCGGATATTGGAACAATTACGAAATACGTTAAACCTTCAGGTGTTGGTGTTCGGGTAGATGATAGCATCGAAGAAGGGATGGAAATTCCAATTTTTTATGACCCAATGATATCTAAATTAATTGCTTTTGGTTCTAATAGAAATGATGCCATTGCTAAATTAACTAGAGCTATTGAGGATTATAAAATTGTAGGCGTAGAAACAACTTTGCCATTCTGCAAATTTGCAATTAACCATCCTGCCTTTGTTAATGGTAACTTTGATACCCATTTTGTGAAAAAGCATTTTTCTCCTGAACTGATGGTGCAACATGTTGAAATAGAAGAATTGGCAGCCTCAGCACTGGTAACTTTTTTGTTGAATAAAAATCAACTAGAAATTTCAAGAAAGTCAGCAAATCAACCTGAAAGTAAGTGGAAATTGCGTAAGCTTGCTAATTGA
- the hutH gene encoding histidine ammonia-lyase, with product MKEFAIHPSFTSIDEVMEAIQSNTKAILSDKAKEQITKVRKFLDAKLDSSNQPLYGVNTGFGALYNKKISKKDLNKLQENLVKSHACGTGQEVPTEIVKLMLLLKAKSMSFGNSAVQLETVERLLDFYNHEALPVVYEQGSLGASGDLAPLAHLCLPLIGLGEVNYRSQRIKGSSVLRKLKLKQVELVSKEGLALLNGTQFMQAFGVYCIHEAERLYKLANTIGAISLEAFDGRIEPFHSLIQTIRPHLGQIETALQFRELLKGSELISQKKQHVQDPYAFRCIPQVHGATFDTIRYVKSVFETEINSVTDNPTLFPDEDLLISAGNFHGQPLALTMDFLGIALAELGNISERRTYQLISGLRGLPSFLVANPGLNSGFMIPQYTAAGIVSQNKQLATPASVDSITSSAGQEDHVSMGANAATKCYKIVENIYTILAIELFTAAQAIEFRRPKKTSIKLEKILNAYRKEVPFIQEDTTMYPEIQRTIKFIKKVKI from the coding sequence ATGAAAGAGTTTGCCATCCATCCCTCTTTTACCTCAATTGATGAGGTAATGGAAGCTATCCAATCGAATACCAAAGCCATTTTAAGCGATAAGGCCAAAGAACAAATTACTAAAGTTAGGAAATTCTTAGATGCAAAACTAGACTCCAGCAATCAACCATTATACGGAGTAAATACTGGTTTTGGAGCCCTGTATAACAAAAAAATCTCCAAAAAGGACTTAAATAAACTACAAGAAAATTTAGTTAAAAGTCATGCTTGTGGAACTGGTCAGGAGGTTCCAACTGAAATTGTAAAATTGATGTTGCTTTTGAAAGCAAAATCGATGAGTTTTGGAAATTCAGCAGTTCAATTAGAAACAGTAGAAAGATTATTGGACTTTTACAACCATGAAGCCTTGCCTGTAGTGTATGAGCAAGGTTCGTTGGGAGCTTCCGGAGATTTGGCACCCTTAGCACATTTATGTTTACCACTCATTGGTTTAGGGGAGGTCAATTATAGGTCACAACGAATTAAAGGCTCCTCGGTATTAAGAAAATTAAAACTTAAACAAGTTGAATTAGTTAGCAAAGAAGGACTTGCCTTATTAAATGGCACTCAATTTATGCAAGCATTTGGAGTATATTGCATACATGAGGCTGAACGTTTGTACAAATTAGCAAACACTATTGGAGCAATTTCTCTTGAAGCATTTGATGGGAGAATAGAACCCTTCCATTCCCTTATTCAAACTATTCGTCCACACCTAGGTCAAATTGAAACTGCATTGCAATTCAGAGAATTATTAAAAGGCAGTGAATTAATTTCCCAAAAGAAACAACATGTGCAGGATCCCTACGCATTTCGATGCATACCTCAGGTACATGGAGCCACTTTTGACACTATTCGCTACGTAAAATCAGTATTCGAAACAGAAATAAATTCAGTAACAGACAATCCAACCTTATTTCCTGATGAAGATTTATTGATATCTGCAGGAAATTTTCATGGACAACCTTTAGCACTGACAATGGATTTCCTTGGAATTGCTTTGGCAGAACTAGGTAATATTTCTGAACGTAGAACCTATCAGTTAATTTCAGGATTAAGGGGTTTACCATCCTTTTTAGTGGCCAATCCTGGATTAAACTCAGGATTCATGATTCCACAATACACTGCAGCAGGGATTGTTAGTCAGAATAAGCAGTTAGCAACCCCGGCTTCAGTGGATAGTATAACTTCAAGTGCCGGACAGGAAGATCATGTAAGTATGGGAGCAAATGCTGCAACCAAATGTTATAAAATCGTTGAAAACATCTATACCATTTTAGCCATTGAATTATTCACTGCGGCACAAGCAATAGAATTTAGAAGACCTAAAAAAACATCGATTAAACTTGAAAAAATTCTAAATGCCTACCGAAAGGAAGTACCATTTATTCAAGAAGATACAACCATGTACCCGGAGATTCAACGGACAATTAAATTCATTAAAAAAGTAAAAATATAA
- the pnp gene encoding polyribonucleotide nucleotidyltransferase codes for MQAIVKKFNLRDGREISIETGKLAKQADGSVVVRMGNTMLLATVVANKKAKEGVDFLPLSVDYQEKFASAGRIPGSFQKRESRLSDYEVLISRLIDRALRPCFPDDFHADVQVNVQLISLDNEILPDALAGFAASAAISVSDIPFNGPISEVRVARINGALKINPNRSELENADLDMIVAGSAKDILMVEGEMKEVSEQAMIDAIKFVHEEIKLQCQAQLELAALVSKSSPKREYSHEVNDFDFKEKVKAATYEGFYAVAKEGNASKQARKEKFEAVRQAFIDTLAPEEAAEKESLLGKYFHDIEKEAMRDCVLAERRRLDGRDLRQIRPIWVETDYLPSPHGSSIFTRGETQSLTTVTLGSKDDEQIIDGAVYEGMNNLMLHYNFPGFSTGEVKPNRAPGRREVGHGNLALRGLKQMLPSVQECPYTIRIVSDVLESNGSSSMATVCAGSMALMDAGVKLKKPVSGIAMGLITDATGRYAVLSDILGDEDHLGDMDFKVVGTKDGITACQMDIKVDGLSYQVLEEAMNQAKEGRLHILGEMSKAISEPRADYKPHTPRIELIIIDKEFIGAVIGPGGKIIQEMQRETNTTISIEEKDNKGYVQIYSADKAGLDAAVARIKGITAIPEVGEVYEGTVKNIQTFGAFVEFMPGKDGLLHISELDWKRIANVTDVLKEGDKLKVKLVEIDPKTGKFRLSRKVLMPKPETQQS; via the coding sequence ATGCAAGCTATTGTAAAAAAGTTTAATCTTCGCGATGGTCGCGAAATCAGTATAGAGACTGGAAAGTTGGCTAAACAAGCCGATGGAAGTGTTGTTGTGCGTATGGGTAATACCATGCTTCTTGCAACTGTGGTTGCTAATAAAAAAGCTAAAGAAGGTGTAGATTTTCTTCCTTTATCAGTTGATTACCAGGAAAAATTCGCCTCCGCCGGAAGAATCCCAGGTTCTTTCCAAAAACGTGAAAGTCGTTTGTCTGATTACGAAGTTCTTATTTCCCGATTAATTGACCGCGCTCTTCGCCCTTGTTTCCCCGACGATTTCCACGCGGATGTTCAAGTGAATGTTCAACTTATTTCCCTCGATAACGAAATTCTTCCGGATGCATTGGCCGGTTTCGCCGCTTCAGCAGCTATCTCTGTATCTGATATTCCTTTCAATGGACCTATCTCTGAAGTACGCGTGGCCAGAATCAATGGCGCTCTCAAAATTAATCCTAATCGCTCCGAACTCGAAAATGCTGATTTGGATATGATTGTGGCAGGTTCCGCTAAAGATATTCTCATGGTGGAGGGTGAAATGAAAGAAGTTTCTGAACAAGCTATGATCGATGCAATTAAATTTGTTCACGAAGAAATAAAATTGCAATGTCAAGCCCAATTGGAATTGGCAGCTCTTGTTTCTAAATCTTCTCCTAAACGCGAATATTCTCACGAAGTAAATGACTTTGACTTTAAAGAGAAAGTTAAAGCCGCAACCTACGAAGGCTTTTACGCCGTGGCTAAAGAAGGTAATGCAAGTAAACAAGCTCGTAAAGAAAAATTTGAAGCCGTTAGACAAGCCTTTATCGATACCTTGGCTCCTGAGGAAGCTGCCGAAAAAGAGTCGCTACTTGGTAAATATTTCCACGATATCGAAAAGGAAGCAATGAGGGATTGTGTTTTGGCCGAACGCCGCCGTTTAGATGGCCGCGATCTCCGTCAAATCCGCCCAATTTGGGTAGAAACAGATTACCTGCCTTCTCCTCATGGAAGTTCTATCTTTACCCGTGGTGAAACTCAATCTTTAACTACCGTTACACTCGGTAGCAAAGACGATGAACAAATTATTGATGGAGCTGTGTATGAAGGTATGAATAACCTGATGCTTCATTACAATTTCCCTGGCTTTTCAACCGGTGAAGTAAAACCGAATAGAGCTCCAGGTCGTCGCGAAGTTGGACACGGAAATCTTGCCCTTCGCGGACTTAAACAAATGTTGCCTTCTGTTCAAGAGTGTCCATATACCATTCGTATCGTTTCCGATGTGCTTGAATCAAATGGTTCTAGTTCCATGGCTACAGTTTGTGCCGGTTCTATGGCTCTTATGGATGCAGGTGTTAAATTGAAGAAACCAGTTTCCGGTATCGCTATGGGGCTTATTACAGATGCAACCGGTCGCTATGCAGTTTTGTCCGATATCCTCGGCGATGAAGATCACTTAGGTGATATGGATTTTAAAGTAGTGGGTACTAAAGATGGTATCACTGCTTGCCAAATGGATATTAAAGTGGATGGACTTTCTTACCAAGTTCTAGAAGAAGCCATGAACCAAGCTAAAGAAGGTCGCCTTCACATCCTTGGTGAAATGAGTAAAGCTATATCTGAACCTCGTGCAGATTACAAACCTCATACCCCACGTATCGAACTTATCATTATCGATAAGGAATTTATTGGAGCAGTTATTGGCCCGGGCGGCAAAATAATCCAAGAAATGCAACGGGAAACAAATACAACTATTAGTATCGAAGAAAAAGATAATAAAGGGTATGTTCAAATTTATTCCGCTGATAAAGCCGGACTAGATGCTGCAGTAGCTCGTATTAAAGGAATTACCGCTATTCCGGAAGTTGGAGAAGTGTATGAAGGTACCGTTAAAAATATCCAAACATTTGGTGCTTTTGTTGAATTTATGCCTGGTAAAGATGGTCTTTTACATATCTCTGAACTTGATTGGAAAAGAATCGCAAATGTCACAGATGTGCTAAAAGAAGGTGATAAATTGAAAGTGAAATTGGTTGAAATTGATCCTAAAACAGGAAAATTCCGCCTTTCCAGAAAGGTGTTAATGCCTAAACCGGAGACTCAGCAATCCTAA